In one Paenibacillus sp. JQZ6Y-1 genomic region, the following are encoded:
- the cax gene encoding calcium/proton exchanger: MKKHLSTILLAIFFVLSAIAHYAGFHPIVQFIFSAIAVVLVAGFLGRATESVAHYAGQRLGGFLNATFGNAAELIIAIMLLREGLYDMVKASLTGSIIGNLLLVLGLSIFAGGLKHKVQNFNVALANMNGSLMIVAVIALFVPALFLNTHSITHPQLNVLSLIVAGLLILAYIAWLIFSMVTHKNYLADVQTPKGDGGEHEEEPAWTKGRSILYLLIATVMTAFVSEWLVGTLETFTESFGFSELFVGAFVVAIIGNAAEHSAAILLAMKNKIGASVEIAVGSSLQIALFVAPVLVFVSFFLGNTMDIVFTTLELVAIMVSVFIAKSIIQDGSTNWYEGTLLMVVYIILGVSFYMV, from the coding sequence ATGAAAAAGCATTTATCTACCATTCTGCTTGCAATCTTCTTCGTACTCAGCGCCATTGCCCATTATGCCGGCTTTCATCCGATCGTCCAGTTTATCTTCTCGGCTATTGCCGTCGTGCTGGTCGCCGGATTTCTTGGACGTGCGACAGAAAGTGTTGCCCATTACGCCGGTCAACGGCTGGGCGGATTTCTGAATGCGACATTCGGGAATGCGGCGGAATTGATCATCGCGATCATGCTGTTGCGCGAAGGATTATACGATATGGTCAAAGCGAGTCTGACCGGTTCCATTATCGGTAATCTGCTACTCGTGCTCGGCTTGAGTATTTTCGCAGGCGGATTGAAGCACAAGGTACAGAACTTCAATGTGGCGTTAGCCAATATGAACGGCTCATTGATGATTGTGGCGGTAATCGCCTTGTTCGTACCGGCGCTATTCCTGAATACACACTCGATTACACATCCCCAATTGAATGTGCTTAGCCTGATCGTAGCGGGATTGCTCATTCTGGCGTATATCGCTTGGTTGATCTTTTCCATGGTTACGCACAAAAATTATCTCGCCGATGTGCAGACGCCGAAGGGTGACGGGGGTGAGCATGAAGAAGAACCCGCTTGGACCAAAGGTCGCTCCATCTTGTATCTGCTGATCGCTACGGTGATGACGGCATTTGTCAGTGAATGGCTCGTTGGTACGCTGGAAACGTTCACCGAAAGCTTTGGCTTTAGCGAACTGTTTGTCGGGGCATTTGTTGTAGCGATTATCGGTAATGCGGCTGAGCATAGTGCAGCAATTCTGCTGGCCATGAAAAATAAAATCGGCGCTTCCGTCGAAATTGCCGTTGGCAGTAGTTTGCAAATTGCTCTGTTCGTCGCACCAGTACTCGTATTCGTCAGCTTCTTCCTCGGCAACACGATGGATATTGTATTCACTACACTGGAACTGGTGGCGATTATGGTCTCCGTCTTCATTGCCAAATCCATCATTCAAGATGGCTCTACCAACTGGTATGAAGGTACATTGCTGATGGTGGTATATATCATTCTCGGCGTATCCTTCTATATGGTCTGA
- the rpsD gene encoding 30S ribosomal protein S4 encodes MARYTGPKFKLSRRVGISLSGTGKELKRPFPPGQHGPNQRRKMSNYGMQLQEKQKLRFMYGLGEKQFATLFNKAQKLPGIAGENFLFLLESRLDNLVYRIGFANSRPGARQLVSHGHVTVNGKKVDIASYAVKPGDVIGLRERSRGLSSVKEALENRTHLVAYVEFNEAAVEGKYVRLPERAELTQDIDERQIVEWYNR; translated from the coding sequence ATGGCACGTTACACTGGTCCTAAATTTAAATTAAGCCGTCGCGTAGGTATTTCCCTGAGCGGCACTGGTAAAGAATTGAAACGCCCTTTCCCACCGGGACAACACGGTCCTAACCAACGCAGAAAAATGAGCAACTACGGTATGCAGTTGCAAGAAAAACAAAAACTGCGTTTCATGTACGGTCTGGGTGAAAAACAATTCGCAACTCTGTTCAACAAAGCACAAAAACTGCCGGGTATCGCTGGTGAGAACTTCCTGTTCCTGCTGGAAAGCCGTCTGGACAACCTCGTTTACCGCATCGGTTTCGCTAACAGCCGTCCGGGTGCACGTCAACTGGTTTCCCACGGTCACGTTACAGTAAACGGTAAAAAAGTAGACATCGCTTCTTACGCTGTAAAACCAGGCGATGTTATCGGTCTTCGTGAAAGAAGCCGTGGCCTGAGCTCCGTTAAAGAAGCTCTGGAAAACCGCACTCATCTGGTAGCTTACGTTGAATTCAACGAAGCAGCAGTTGAAGGTAAATATGTTCGTCTGCCTGAGCGCGCTGAGCTGACTCAAGACATCGACGAAAGACAAATCGTTGAGTGGTACAACCGTTAA
- a CDS encoding aminopeptidase, whose protein sequence is MQDPRVKVLARNLVQYSIDVQPGENVLVEMIGTERDLLNAVIHEVGARGGNVFVQLTDRKVQRAMLMNATEDSLRTWAALDLERMKQMQGYIGIRAGENINDLSDVPDDKQKLYNRLYQHVVHSEQRVKHTKWVVLRYPNASMAQLAGMSTEAFEDFYFDVCNLDYAKMDKAQDALQQLMERTDKVRLVAPNTDLTFSIKDIGAKKCSGHRNIPDGEVFSAPVRDSINGTITYNTPTVYNGTSFENISFRFEHGQIVEATSNDNDKLNNILDSDEGARYIGEFAIGFNPHILHPMNDILFDEKIAGSFHFTPGQAYEETDNGNRSSIHWDLVLIQRPEYGGGEIYFDDVLIRKDGIFVIPELEALNPDNLK, encoded by the coding sequence ATGCAGGACCCTAGAGTGAAAGTACTTGCCAGAAATCTGGTTCAGTATTCCATTGATGTACAACCCGGAGAAAACGTACTGGTCGAAATGATCGGCACTGAGCGTGATCTGTTGAATGCCGTTATTCATGAAGTTGGAGCGCGCGGAGGGAATGTATTCGTACAGCTGACTGACCGTAAAGTACAACGCGCTATGCTGATGAACGCTACAGAAGATAGCCTGCGCACATGGGCAGCATTGGATCTGGAGCGTATGAAGCAAATGCAAGGCTATATCGGCATCCGTGCAGGCGAGAATATCAACGATCTGTCTGATGTACCGGATGACAAACAAAAGCTGTACAATCGCCTGTATCAGCATGTGGTACATAGCGAGCAGCGTGTGAAGCATACCAAATGGGTCGTACTGCGTTATCCAAACGCCAGCATGGCACAATTGGCAGGTATGAGCACCGAAGCATTTGAAGACTTCTACTTCGATGTCTGCAACTTGGATTATGCGAAAATGGATAAAGCCCAAGATGCACTCCAACAACTGATGGAACGTACAGACAAAGTACGTCTCGTTGCTCCGAACACCGATCTGACCTTCTCGATCAAAGACATCGGCGCCAAAAAATGCTCTGGTCATCGCAATATTCCAGATGGCGAAGTATTCAGTGCACCAGTACGCGATTCGATTAATGGTACGATCACGTACAACACGCCAACGGTATACAACGGCACGAGCTTTGAAAATATCAGCTTCCGTTTTGAACATGGCCAAATCGTTGAAGCAACAAGCAATGACAATGATAAGCTGAACAATATTCTAGATTCCGACGAGGGCGCACGTTATATCGGCGAATTCGCAATCGGCTTCAACCCACATATTCTGCATCCGATGAACGACATTCTGTTTGACGAGAAGATCGCAGGCAGCTTCCACTTCACACCGGGTCAAGCGTATGAAGAAACCGATAATGGCAATCGCTCATCGATTCACTGGGATCTGGTATTGATCCAGCGTCCAGAATATGGCGGCGGCGAGATTTATTTTGATGATGTACTGATTCGTAAGGACGGTATCTTCGTGATTCCAGAACTGGAAGCACTCAATCCAGACAACCTGAAATAA
- a CDS encoding methyl-accepting chemotaxis protein: MLYYRFRSIKTRTMVTLIPIVLITLILISLVSYAFSRNALSQQINQSSLKSLHLISADINSQLANHSSFASTMAGTAGTLGSEIPITRYGQLATADLGYTPFTYGIGVFFADGAYASNVKYRSIYAYRDSGKITTTQSYDAADYDYLNQPWYTGSTAAAGKVFYTEPYYDKTLNITLITAGQAFYNGNGQIAGVATADLDLSNIAATVSQLKVGDGGSAVLLDKNGAVLASGSSLIKQGQQAAEAFGDSLASRIQQQSQGEGDWTAASANYHVVYEQIAQTGWKMAILLPTAEIEKPMNQLLMLLGAVGIIGIVIILIALWINNRDLLREIGNISVISRHMAQGDYSHHIVSRRKDEFGRMSAEFNQVMDSTSSIVNTLRDEAELIRRSSNQLSTGMTQAAQEAQSNVKQMEQMRRGAEMQLTSTSESTTAMEEMAIGIQRIAESVQEVSEATHGIDAKTKQGNERIVHVNQQIQVARQSLDEAGSVMRSLNERSVQIGEVIQFIHGISGQTKLLALNASIEAARAGEHGRGFAVVASEIGKLAESVGESAGRITTQIGEMQIETQSALHGVEEGNREVDAGLVILDEIKQRFATIRDDISRVADEVQEVSSASEQMSAGSEQISASLGQLADIARATAAYADTALTNSQNQFQSLDSLNSNTDDLTEVSDKLNQIIGQFRTK; encoded by the coding sequence ATGTTGTATTACCGTTTTCGCAGTATTAAAACAAGAACGATGGTTACACTGATTCCGATTGTACTCATTACATTGATTTTAATTAGCCTCGTATCATACGCATTTTCACGCAACGCATTGAGCCAACAGATTAACCAAAGCAGTCTAAAATCATTGCATCTTATCTCAGCTGATATTAACAGCCAATTGGCGAATCATTCTTCCTTTGCTTCGACGATGGCGGGTACAGCAGGTACATTGGGCAGTGAGATTCCGATTACACGATATGGGCAGTTAGCTACAGCTGATCTAGGCTATACGCCGTTTACGTATGGGATTGGCGTCTTTTTTGCCGATGGAGCATATGCATCGAATGTGAAATATCGTTCCATTTACGCGTATCGCGATAGTGGGAAGATTACAACGACCCAAAGCTATGATGCTGCCGATTATGATTATTTGAATCAGCCGTGGTATACCGGCAGTACAGCAGCAGCGGGCAAAGTGTTTTATACCGAGCCGTATTATGATAAAACATTGAATATTACATTGATTACAGCAGGGCAGGCTTTTTATAATGGCAATGGACAAATTGCAGGTGTGGCTACGGCCGATCTGGATTTGAGTAATATTGCCGCTACGGTTAGTCAGTTAAAGGTTGGCGATGGCGGTAGTGCTGTATTGTTAGACAAAAATGGTGCTGTACTGGCAAGCGGCAGCTCGCTGATCAAGCAGGGTCAACAGGCAGCAGAAGCGTTCGGCGATTCGTTGGCAAGTCGTATCCAGCAACAATCGCAAGGAGAGGGAGACTGGACAGCGGCTTCTGCCAATTATCATGTCGTATATGAGCAAATTGCACAGACAGGATGGAAGATGGCAATCCTGCTACCAACCGCAGAGATTGAGAAGCCGATGAATCAACTGCTTATGCTATTAGGTGCTGTCGGTATCATTGGGATCGTAATCATTCTTATCGCACTTTGGATCAATAACCGTGATCTGCTGCGGGAGATTGGCAATATTAGCGTGATAAGCCGTCATATGGCACAAGGCGATTATTCCCATCACATCGTCAGTCGTCGTAAGGATGAATTCGGTAGAATGTCTGCCGAGTTCAATCAGGTGATGGACAGCACCTCGTCCATCGTTAACACCTTGCGAGACGAAGCAGAGCTGATTCGTCGTTCTTCTAATCAATTGTCGACAGGCATGACACAAGCCGCGCAGGAAGCCCAATCCAATGTGAAGCAGATGGAGCAGATGCGACGTGGTGCAGAGATGCAGCTGACTTCTACTTCCGAAAGCACAACAGCGATGGAGGAAATGGCAATCGGTATTCAGCGCATTGCTGAATCTGTGCAGGAAGTTTCCGAAGCGACTCACGGCATTGATGCCAAAACCAAGCAGGGGAATGAACGCATTGTACATGTGAATCAGCAGATTCAGGTAGCACGCCAATCGCTGGATGAAGCAGGTAGTGTCATGCGCTCCTTGAACGAACGCTCCGTTCAGATCGGTGAAGTCATTCAGTTTATTCATGGTATTAGTGGACAAACGAAGCTGCTAGCACTGAATGCGTCGATTGAGGCGGCACGTGCTGGAGAGCATGGACGAGGCTTTGCTGTCGTGGCTTCCGAAATCGGCAAGCTAGCGGAGAGTGTCGGAGAATCCGCAGGACGTATCACTACCCAGATTGGCGAGATGCAGATTGAAACGCAATCGGCACTGCATGGGGTGGAGGAAGGCAATCGAGAGGTCGATGCAGGTCTTGTGATTTTGGATGAGATCAAACAGCGCTTTGCGACTATTCGGGACGATATTAGTCGGGTTGCTGATGAAGTGCAGGAGGTATCTTCGGCTTCGGAGCAGATGTCTGCCGGTTCGGAGCAGATCAGTGCGTCGCTTGGACAGCTTGCTGATATTGCCCGTGCTACCGCCGCATATGCCGATACAGCGCTCACCAATTCGCAAAATCAATTTCAATCGCTGGATAGCTTGAACAGCAACACCGATGATTTAACCGAAGTGAGCGACAAGCTGAACCAAATCATTGGTCAATTCCGCACAAAATAA
- a CDS encoding Asp23/Gls24 family envelope stress response protein encodes MTESLQLEMGTIKIADDVVAKVAGMAALETPGIAAMSGGLSEGFAKRLSGKNVQKGVTVEVGQLEAAIDLRIIVLYETPIHEVCRMLQQNVREAVENLTGLKVVEVNVKVEGVAFKDELVELDKLKGAGNHFKVL; translated from the coding sequence ATGACCGAATCATTACAATTAGAGATGGGCACCATAAAAATTGCCGATGACGTCGTCGCAAAAGTGGCGGGCATGGCCGCGCTGGAAACACCCGGAATCGCTGCGATGTCCGGCGGCTTGTCAGAAGGCTTTGCCAAGCGTCTGAGTGGTAAAAACGTACAGAAGGGCGTAACCGTAGAAGTGGGTCAGCTAGAAGCTGCCATTGATTTGCGTATTATCGTTTTGTACGAAACACCGATTCATGAAGTATGCCGGATGTTGCAGCAGAATGTTCGCGAAGCGGTAGAGAACTTGACCGGACTGAAAGTGGTTGAGGTCAATGTAAAAGTAGAAGGCGTTGCTTTCAAGGATGAGTTGGTCGAGCTGGACAAGCTCAAAGGCGCAGG
- a CDS encoding YlaN family protein, whose protein sequence is MTSSDLQEQLNIKALNLLQEDAHKIEKLIEIQMENLDTRYCPLYEEVLDTQVYGFSKEVDFAIRAGLVSEPVGKQLISSLERNLSVLYEAMNNKTQSAE, encoded by the coding sequence ATGACTTCATCTGATCTGCAAGAGCAGTTGAATATAAAAGCATTAAATCTTCTGCAAGAAGATGCACATAAAATTGAAAAACTGATTGAAATCCAGATGGAGAATCTGGACACTCGGTATTGTCCTCTCTATGAGGAAGTGCTGGATACACAGGTATACGGTTTTTCCAAGGAAGTCGATTTTGCGATTCGTGCAGGTCTAGTGTCCGAACCTGTAGGAAAGCAGCTAATTAGCAGCTTAGAGCGCAATCTGTCCGTCCTGTATGAAGCGATGAATAATAAGACACAGTCTGCTGAGTAG
- a CDS encoding diguanylate cyclase, translated as MSNNSWNSPAQNWRTEDKLTSYPVVPISDESFWLQKVDITASDFPHIEPLLEEGLTDWLQQNRLLPQVSNARWFLLNHERRMIVAAADLEEPLRAIVQHTAAQALLNHAPFSEVIKQESKYTLVDSVVMITPLYTRNHQECFAMLGCVSPPSFPLSTGEMQMLAMFYTSLFYKRFEYTYVADMLYSATVVEREAQRRSVLFQVIQRMYDKFDIQELISELFAIVDHMYPQIRFELLVAQDSENSNPRVKLLQLQSPQQDMCVRAFTTGEVAIEVHEQAEGTSDQMETAIPLMGKQGVYGVFHLLSDVPLEEEDLELMVVIAEAAGRTFENAKLYEQSKMMNEDLRLINDISRRLNQNLQLGQIFKFAAEELLRIFQADYVVVMYLNPETDCFEVMDGNVESLQSGVVDKNEGLSGLIYRNREPIILSDYCNEHQTESIFMRESGACSLIASPMMGGGEVNGAIYLGHKDKHYFSYDNFKLLQVITTHIGLAVSNAALHAELSRMASKDALTGLYQRRYLDESIKNYQNATYSGSLLMVDIDKFKAVNDTYGHQTGDEVLKQVSKVVQQQIRDGDIAARWGGEELAVYLPQVDKGRAQFIAERIRIAVSEETDPHVTVSCGIADWNWKDKEVSVESLFYRADRALYQAKNSGRDQVCVDSSLRA; from the coding sequence ATGTCAAACAATTCGTGGAACTCGCCTGCGCAAAACTGGCGTACTGAAGATAAACTTACCTCTTATCCAGTAGTGCCCATTTCGGACGAGTCGTTCTGGCTGCAAAAAGTCGATATCACAGCCTCCGATTTCCCGCATATTGAACCACTGCTAGAGGAAGGACTAACAGACTGGCTCCAGCAAAATCGTTTGCTGCCTCAGGTGAGCAACGCACGCTGGTTTTTGCTGAATCATGAGCGCAGAATGATCGTAGCAGCTGCCGATCTGGAAGAGCCGCTGCGTGCTATCGTACAGCACACCGCAGCGCAAGCACTGCTCAATCATGCGCCATTCAGCGAAGTGATCAAACAAGAAAGCAAGTATACGCTTGTAGATTCCGTGGTAATGATTACGCCACTATATACACGCAATCATCAAGAATGCTTTGCGATGCTTGGATGTGTAAGCCCACCATCGTTTCCGTTGAGTACCGGAGAAATGCAGATGTTGGCGATGTTTTATACCTCGCTATTTTATAAAAGGTTTGAATATACGTATGTAGCGGATATGCTGTATTCAGCGACGGTGGTAGAGCGTGAAGCCCAGCGCCGCTCGGTGCTGTTTCAGGTAATTCAGCGTATGTATGATAAATTCGATATTCAGGAGCTGATTAGCGAGCTATTTGCTATTGTGGATCATATGTATCCGCAAATTCGCTTTGAGCTGCTGGTTGCTCAGGATAGCGAGAACAGCAATCCTCGTGTCAAACTGCTGCAATTGCAAAGCCCGCAGCAGGATATGTGTGTGCGCGCCTTTACAACTGGTGAAGTGGCGATTGAGGTGCATGAGCAGGCAGAAGGAACCTCTGATCAGATGGAGACTGCGATTCCATTGATGGGCAAACAGGGCGTATATGGTGTATTCCATTTGCTGTCCGACGTGCCGCTGGAAGAGGAAGACTTGGAACTGATGGTCGTTATTGCCGAGGCGGCGGGACGTACCTTTGAGAATGCGAAGCTGTATGAGCAATCCAAGATGATGAATGAGGATTTGCGTCTGATCAATGACATTTCCCGCAGATTGAATCAGAATTTGCAGCTTGGTCAGATTTTCAAGTTTGCCGCTGAGGAGCTGCTGCGTATTTTCCAAGCGGATTATGTGGTCGTGATGTATTTGAATCCAGAAACGGACTGCTTTGAAGTGATGGATGGTAACGTGGAATCGCTGCAAAGCGGAGTGGTTGATAAAAATGAAGGATTGAGCGGTCTTATTTATCGTAATCGCGAGCCGATCATTTTGTCTGATTATTGCAACGAGCATCAGACAGAGTCGATCTTTATGCGTGAGTCGGGTGCATGTTCATTGATCGCTTCGCCGATGATGGGCGGCGGCGAGGTGAATGGAGCCATCTATCTTGGTCATAAGGACAAGCATTACTTTTCCTATGATAACTTCAAGCTATTACAGGTCATTACGACGCATATCGGTTTGGCAGTATCCAATGCCGCACTGCATGCGGAACTGAGCCGAATGGCAAGTAAGGATGCGTTAACTGGATTGTACCAGCGCCGCTATTTGGACGAATCGATCAAAAATTATCAAAATGCAACCTATAGTGGTTCGTTGCTGATGGTGGATATCGACAAATTTAAAGCGGTCAACGACACGTATGGTCATCAGACGGGCGACGAAGTGCTCAAGCAGGTCAGCAAAGTGGTACAGCAGCAGATTCGTGATGGCGATATTGCGGCACGCTGGGGCGGCGAAGAGCTGGCAGTATATTTGCCACAGGTGGATAAAGGTCGTGCGCAGTTTATCGCTGAGCGTATCCGTATTGCCGTTTCTGAGGAAACCGATCCGCATGTTACCGTATCATGCGGCATTGCGGACTGGAACTGGAAGGACAAAGAGGTCAGCGTCGAATCACTATTCTACCGCGCCGATCGGGCATTATATCAGGCGAAGAATAGCGGACGTGATCAGGTATGTGTGGATTCTAGCTTGAGAGCATAA
- a CDS encoding methyl-accepting chemotaxis protein → MRQLQFRSIQARTLSTLLPIVLIVVVLISLLAYQFSKQKLNEEMGHTASSTLNGVSSSITEQVSRNSLVASSLADAAGQIAKGMTMDEYAALTERWTMLNKLTHGTGLFFASDAFDDGKTYHSVYASRDGDNITASFDYDAASYDYLNQPWYTGTLGNWDNIYYTEPELDEESKIEMITAGKTIRNSDGQAIGVATADFSINSIQDYVNNMDIGKVGHTLLLDREGHVLASSQQGITAGQAIEGSDNDNKGSLATVMQQPNGHVPLVLGGGQYTLYFQTLKDTGWKTGIILSESEIQEPAKEMLNTLLIIGGISLILLAAAILWNNLGMTREIKKVVHMSRRMAVGDYSDRLQVTRRDEFGQMATEFNRILDSTSSILRHLNDQAVKIQTTAAGVAEESGRNANVARHNVEELEQMEQGSATQLQATDESTTAMEEMAVGVQRIAESIQEVADAAQQMEQKTQDGNQQLHKAVRQIDSAKLVMDEGGKMARSLHERAQQINGIIDVIQGINKQTTLLALNASIEAARAGDAGRGFGVVASEISNLSTSVAESTRMITTQITAMQEETAIVLAGMENGASRVTKGMTSLEETSRLFDYIKQDVEQMSAEIQEVSSASEQMSAGAQEITASLENLADVARSTAQKAGTATARSSEQLESLDRLETSAQSLHTVADALNELIARFQTEAAAESPDTEASIADGLDEHAEPAPVQDANSAMNQQATSSSRAEKTANTDETTSLTSNDPSQPKAG, encoded by the coding sequence TTGCGACAATTACAGTTTAGAAGTATTCAGGCTCGCACATTAAGCACATTGCTGCCTATTGTGCTGATTGTTGTTGTGCTGATTAGCCTGCTGGCGTATCAGTTTTCCAAACAGAAATTGAATGAGGAGATGGGGCATACAGCCAGCAGTACGCTGAACGGTGTTAGTTCCAGCATTACTGAACAGGTTTCGCGTAACTCATTGGTCGCTTCTTCGCTTGCTGATGCGGCGGGGCAAATTGCCAAAGGTATGACGATGGATGAATACGCTGCATTAACGGAGCGTTGGACAATGTTGAACAAGCTTACCCATGGCACAGGATTGTTTTTTGCATCAGATGCCTTTGATGATGGCAAAACGTATCATTCGGTCTATGCTTCGCGTGATGGCGATAATATTACGGCAAGCTTTGATTATGATGCAGCTTCGTATGATTATCTGAATCAGCCGTGGTATACTGGCACATTGGGCAATTGGGATAACATTTACTACACAGAACCGGAGCTAGATGAGGAGAGCAAGATTGAGATGATCACCGCCGGTAAAACGATTCGCAACAGCGATGGTCAGGCAATCGGCGTAGCAACGGCGGATTTTAGCATCAACAGTATTCAGGATTATGTGAATAATATGGACATCGGTAAAGTGGGACACACGCTGCTGCTCGATCGGGAAGGTCATGTGCTGGCAAGCAGTCAGCAGGGAATTACCGCTGGTCAAGCGATTGAAGGCAGTGATAATGATAACAAAGGTTCGCTGGCTACGGTGATGCAGCAGCCGAATGGTCATGTACCGCTTGTACTGGGTGGAGGACAATATACATTATACTTCCAAACGTTAAAGGATACGGGCTGGAAAACAGGGATTATTTTATCCGAATCGGAAATTCAAGAACCTGCAAAAGAAATGCTGAATACGCTGTTGATCATCGGCGGGATCAGTCTGATTCTACTGGCAGCAGCGATTTTGTGGAATAATCTAGGCATGACGCGTGAAATTAAAAAAGTCGTACACATGAGCCGCCGGATGGCAGTTGGGGATTATTCCGACCGTTTGCAGGTAACACGACGCGATGAATTTGGACAGATGGCGACGGAGTTCAACCGGATTCTTGATTCTACATCATCCATTTTGCGCCATCTAAACGATCAAGCGGTAAAAATCCAAACAACTGCTGCTGGTGTGGCAGAGGAATCAGGACGCAATGCCAATGTAGCGCGCCACAATGTGGAAGAGCTAGAGCAAATGGAACAAGGCTCTGCGACCCAACTGCAAGCAACCGACGAAAGTACAACAGCGATGGAAGAAATGGCGGTTGGTGTTCAACGGATTGCTGAATCGATTCAGGAAGTAGCTGATGCCGCTCAGCAAATGGAACAGAAAACGCAGGATGGCAACCAGCAACTGCACAAGGCTGTCCGCCAGATTGATTCCGCCAAACTTGTGATGGATGAAGGCGGCAAAATGGCGCGTTCTCTACATGAGCGTGCTCAACAAATCAACGGTATTATTGATGTGATTCAAGGCATCAACAAGCAGACAACCTTGCTGGCGCTGAATGCTTCGATTGAAGCTGCACGCGCAGGGGATGCCGGACGTGGATTCGGTGTCGTTGCCTCGGAGATTAGTAATCTGTCGACTAGCGTAGCCGAATCGACACGTATGATCACGACGCAAATTACCGCCATGCAGGAAGAAACAGCTATCGTACTAGCAGGCATGGAAAATGGCGCGAGTCGTGTAACCAAAGGAATGACTTCACTGGAAGAAACAAGCCGTCTGTTCGATTACATCAAACAAGATGTCGAGCAAATGTCTGCCGAGATTCAAGAAGTATCATCTGCCTCTGAGCAAATGTCCGCTGGAGCGCAGGAAATTACCGCTTCATTGGAAAATCTAGCTGATGTCGCTCGCAGTACGGCACAAAAAGCTGGCACAGCTACGGCACGATCAAGCGAGCAGCTGGAATCGCTTGATCGATTGGAGACTTCTGCGCAATCGCTGCATACCGTAGCCGATGCTTTGAATGAATTGATCGCTCGTTTCCAAACAGAAGCGGCAGCAGAATCTCCTGATACTGAAGCATCTATAGCAGACGGTCTGGACGAACATGCAGAGCCAGCACCTGTACAGGATGCTAACAGTGCTATGAATCAACAAGCGACCTCTTCGTCTAGAGCAGAAAAGACTGCCAATACAGATGAAACGACCTCTTTAACTTCAAACGATCCATCACAGCCTAAAGCAGGCTAA
- a CDS encoding HPr family phosphocarrier protein, whose product MATSNTNNAAVVEIAQTAGQFTSSIVLQYETKFIDVKSILGLFTTLVANHEYELHVHGPDEEAAKEAVTAVFEKHGLRVKLADN is encoded by the coding sequence ATGGCAACAAGCAACACAAACAATGCAGCTGTGGTGGAAATCGCTCAGACTGCGGGCCAGTTCACATCATCAATCGTACTGCAATATGAAACCAAATTCATCGATGTGAAAAGCATCCTTGGACTGTTCACTACACTGGTAGCGAACCACGAGTATGAACTGCATGTTCATGGTCCAGATGAAGAGGCTGCCAAAGAAGCGGTTACTGCCGTTTTTGAAAAACACGGTCTGCGTGTGAAGCTCGCCGACAACTAA